One region of Coregonus clupeaformis isolate EN_2021a chromosome 31, ASM2061545v1, whole genome shotgun sequence genomic DNA includes:
- the sec31b gene encoding protein transport protein Sec31A isoform X3, producing the protein MRLKEIQRTAHPAWSPAPHHPICLALGTSAQQLDASFNTAAALEIFQVDFADPSLDMKLKGSLPTSNRLHSLVWVNFGAGEDGLGGRLIGGSDNGMVTVYSPEAIVTSGAEAIIGQSDKHTGPVRALDFNPFQSNLLASGANDSEIYIWDLNNFSNPMTPGTKSQLCEPPEDISVVSWNQQVQHILASANPSGKAVVWDLRKNEPIIKISDHSNRMHCSGMLWHPEVATQLVLASEDDRMPVIQMWDLRFATSPLKVLENHTRGLLSIAWSQADPELLLSSAKDNRILCWNPNTGEVIYELPTTNQWCFDIQWCPRNPGLLSAASFDGWISVYSVMGGSLEAQQQRRADQISSSFDTMDPFGTGQVLPPLQVPQPTPQTTLVAPLKKPPKWVRRPVGASFAFGGKLITFGSPKPPVQSPQPVPVPRQVFVSQVTTETEFLQRSRELQAALQSGSLSDYCQAKIHKAPTDSEQDIWRFLLVNFEDEARVKFLRLLGFSKEELERKISTCLGKNLQPNGHGVDANDLAEKIQLLSTQRSEESGDAVDSTKTPGSSSPSDFFSHIPPQPQDKEKISFQIPVSADADGLISQALLVGNFEGAVDLCLNDGRYAEAILLAISGGEELLQKTQQTYLDKQRNSISMLISSVVTQNWGDIVQSCELDNWKEALAALLTYAHPNEFAHLCDTLGSRLEGEGTEKRCLQACLCYICSGNIEKLVECWALQRDCSSPLVLEDLVEKVMVLRKSIERLRSSEVALQSPVLADKLTHYAGLLASQGSLVTAMSYLPDASDQASIMMMRDRLFHAQAEGAAGRQQPPPFPYNIVSVTGGHPAPSQAPAAPSQAQPPAQTTLTPGPHQPPLPVMPVVGQPQPPMTTVFTPQAATAHSRGPPPPSYGGLPPSSHGPPASGLPPSSHGPPASGLPPSSHGPPPSGLPRTGIRPAYPQHPAAAPGFSPLQPQQPMSAGLSAFAPGPTMPGSSLSGHPPGGLPTMPSPGLPPSGFTPTSLPSGPMPPSYQQPGAPVGMYPPGGSHLHSQGPPAGPPSGPYPPMGPGYPQGGPGAPAVKSFSAPSVAPPPTGYFPWLSPPLVDDDAGQDGWNDPPAVRGGPRKKKGVPENYTPPAPITAPVMGGFPMEGPHQPQGQQGHDPSRTQQFPPGAPQEPSVQLLQALPAERVEQREIPAEHMVLKQTFDSLVQRCQLAAQDPQTKRKLDDASKRLGYLYDKLREQTLSTNILGGLHEISRCVSVQNYPRGLEVHTAVVTSSNFSEIQAFMPILKVVMTIANKLAV; encoded by the exons ATGAGGCTGAAAGAGATCCAGAGGACGGCTCATCCAGCATGGAgtcctgccccccaccaccctatCTGCCTGGCCTTAG GCACATCAGCGCAGCAGTTGGACGCGTCATTCAACACCGCTGCCGCCCTGGAAATATTCCAGGTGGATTTTGCCGATCCTTCCCTGGACATGAAACTCAAGGGGTCCCTACCTACTTCTAACAG GCTGCATAGTCTGGTGTGGGTAAACTTTGGAGCAGGAGAAGACGGTTTGGGAGGGAGACTGATTGGAGGCAGTGATAATGGCATGGTAACGGTGTACAGCCCAGAAGCCATCGTAACATCAGGGGCAGAGGCAATAATAGGACAGTCTGACAAACACACTGGGCCTGTCAGAGCACTAGACTTCAACCCCTTTCAG AGTAATCTGTTGGCGTCAGGGGCAAACGATTCAGAGATCTACATCTGGGATCTGAACAATTTCAGCAATCCAATGACACCTGGGACAAAGTCACAG CTCTGTGAG CCTCCTGAAGATATCAGTGTCGTGTCCTGGAACCAACAGGTCCAACACATCCTGGCCTCTGCCAACCCCAGTGGGAAAGCAGTGGTCTGGGACCTGAGGAAGAACGAGCCCATCATCAAGATTAGTGACCACAGCAACAGG ATGCACTGTTCAGGGATGCTCTGGCACCCTGAGGTGGCCACACAGTTGGTCCTGGCCTCCGAAGATGACCGCATGCCAGTTATTCAGATGTGGGACCTGCGCTTCGCCACGTCCCCTCTCAAAGTCCTGGAGAACCACACAAG GGGACTTCTGTCCATAGCGTGGAGCCAAGCAGACCCAGAGCTGTTGCTCAGTAGTGCTAAAGATAACAGGATCCTCTGCTGGAATCCAAACACTGGAGAG GTGATCTATGAGTTACCAACAACCAACCAGTGGTGCTTTGACATCCAGTGGTGCCCCAGGAACCCAGGGCTGCTGTCGGCAGCCTCGTTTGACGGGTGGATCAGTGTCTACAGCGTGATGGGAGGAAGCCTGGAGGCCCAGCAGCAGAGAAGGGCTGATCAG ATCTCCTCGTCCTTTGACACCATGGATCCGTTTGGGACGGGCCAGGTGCTGCCCCCTCTGCAGGTTCCCCAACCCACCCCTCAGACCACCCTCGTCGCTCCGCTGAAGAAGCCCCCCAAGTGGGTGCGCAGGCCCGTAGGAGCCTCATTCGCT TTTGGTGGGAAGCTGATCACATTTGGGAGCCCTAAGCCTCCAGTCCAGAGCCCACAGCCCGTCCCTGTCCCCAGGCAGGTGTTTGTGAGCCAGGTCACCACGGAAACAGAGTTCCTCCAGCGCTCCAGAGAGCTGCAGGCTGCTCTGCAGTCCGGCTCCTTGTCAGACTACTGCCAGGCCAAGATCCACAAGGCCCCAACAGACTCTGAACAGGACATATGGAGGTTTCTCCTG GTCAACTTTGAAGACGAAGCCCGGGTCAAATTCCTGAGACTTCTGGGTTTCAGCAAAGAGGAGTTGGAGAGAAAGATATCCACCTGCTTGGGGAAGAACCTGCAGCCGAACGGACATGGAGTGGATGCCAACGATCTGGCTGAGAAGATACAGCTTCTCTCTACTCAG AGGTCAGAAGAGTCCGGTGATGCAGTCGACTCCACCAAGACCCCTGGTTCATCCTCCCCCTCAGACTTTTTCAGTCACATCCCACCACAACCACAGGACAAGGAGAAGATCAGCTTCCAAATCCCTGTCTCAGCAG ATGCAGACGGTCTGATCAGCCAGGCTCTGCTGGTGGGTAACTTTGAGGGAGCGGTGGATCTGTGTCTGAACGACGGGCGCTACGCTGAGGCCATCCTGCTGGCTATcagtggaggagaggagctacTGCAGAAGACCCAGCAGACATACCTGGACAAGCAGAGGAACAGCATCTCCATG CTGATCTCATCCGTGGTGACCCAGAACTGGGGAGACATCGTGCAGAGCTGTGAGTTGGATAACTGGAAGGAGGCTCTCGCCGCTCTCCTAACCTACGCTCACCCCAACGAGTTTGCTCATCTGTGTG ACACCCTGGGGTCACGTCTGGAGGGTGAGGGGACAGAGAAACGCTGTCTGCAGGCATGTCTCTGTTACATCTGCTCTGGGAACATTGAGAAACTAGTGGAATGCTGGGCCCTGCAGAGGGactgctcctctcctctggtTCTAGAG GACTTGGTGGAGAAGGTGATGGTCCTGCGTAAGTCTATTGAGCGTCTGAGGAGCAGTGAGGTGGCGCTACAGAGTCCTGTCCTGGCTGACAAGCTGACTCACTATGCTGGTCTCCTGGCCTCACAGGGCAGCCTGGTTACAGCAATGTCCTACCTGCCAGACGCCTCAGACCAG GCTTCCATCATGATGATGAGAGACCGGCTGTTCCACGCCCAGGCTGAGGGAGCAGCAGGGCGCCAACAGCCCCCACCGTTCCCCTACAACATAGTCAGTGTGacggggggccaccctgcccccTCCCAGGCCCCTGCTGCCCCCTCCCAAGCACAACCACCAGCACAGACAACACTGACGCCG GggccccaccagcctcctcttcctGTGATGCCAGTGGTTGGCCAGCCTCAGCCTCCTATGACTACCGTGTTCACTCCTCAAGCTGCTACTGCTCACTCCAGAGGACCACCTCCTCCTTCATATGGTGGTCTGCCACCCTCCTCCCATGGTCCTCCAGCTAGTGGTCTGCCACCCTCCTCCCATGGTCCTCCAGCTAGTGGTCTGCCACCCTCCTCCCATGGTCCTCCACCTAGTGGGCTGCCACGGACAGGGATACGGCCAGCCTACCCCCAGCATCCTGCCGCTGCCCCAG GGTTCTCTCCACTCCAGCCACAACAGCCCATGTCTGCAGGACTCTCTGCCTTCGCTCCAGGACCCACTATGCCAGGCTCCAGCCTGTCTGGACACCCCCCTGGCGGCCTCCCCACCATGCCCAGCCCAGGGCTTCCTCCTTCAGGCTTCACCCCCACCTCGCTCCCCTCAGGCCCCATGCCACCGAGCTACCAGCAGCCTGGGGCCCCCGTCGGCATGTACCCACCAGGGGGGTCTCACCTTCACAGCCAGGGCCCACCTGCAGGTCCCCCCTCTGGCCCATACCCACCCATGGGACCTGGGTACCCACAAGGAGGTCCTGGAGCCCCAGCCGTCAAGTCCTTCTCTGCTCCCTCGGTTGCTCCTCCTCCTACAG GGTACTTCCCTTGGCTGAGTCCTCCCCTTGTTGACGATGATGCAG GACAAGACGGCTGGAATGACCCACCTGCAGTACGAGGGGGTCCCAGGAAGAAAAAG GGTGTCCCAGAGAACTACACTCCTCCTGCTCCCATCACCGCCCCTGTTATGGGGGGTTTTCCCATGGAGGGCCCTCATCAACCCCAAGGACAGCAGGGCCACGACCCCAGTCGCACCCAGCAGTTCCCCCCAGGGGCCCCTCAGGAGCCCAGCGTACAG CTCCTCCAGGCGCTGCCGGCTGAGAGGGTGGAGCAGAGAGAGATTCCTGCAGAGCACATGGTCCTCAAACAGACCTTCGACAGCCTGGTTCAACGCTGCCAGCTAGCCGCACAAGATCCA caaacaaaaagaaaacttgacGATGCATCGAAACGCCTTGGGTACCTGTATGACAAGCTGAGAGAGCAAACG CTGTCTACCAACATCCTGGGTGGTTTACATGAGATCAGTCgctgtgtgtctgtccagaacTACCCGCGTGGCCTAGAGGTCCACACTGCTGTGGTCACCAGCAGCAACTTCAGCGAGATCCAAGCCTTCATGCCCATCCTCAAAGTGGTCATGACCATCGCCAACAAGCTGGCCGTCTGA
- the sec31b gene encoding protein transport protein Sec31A isoform X2, with the protein MRLKEIQRTAHPAWSPAPHHPICLALGTSAQQLDASFNTAAALEIFQVDFADPSLDMKLKGSLPTSNRLHSLVWVNFGAGEDGLGGRLIGGSDNGMVTVYSPEAIVTSGAEAIIGQSDKHTGPVRALDFNPFQSNLLASGANDSEIYIWDLNNFSNPMTPGTKSQPPEDISVVSWNQQVQHILASANPSGKAVVWDLRKNEPIIKISDHSNRMHCSGMLWHPEVATQLVLASEDDRMPVIQMWDLRFATSPLKVLENHTRGLLSIAWSQADPELLLSSAKDNRILCWNPNTGEVIYELPTTNQWCFDIQWCPRNPGLLSAASFDGWISVYSVMGGSLEAQQQRRADQSMCGTFPQISSSFDTMDPFGTGQVLPPLQVPQPTPQTTLVAPLKKPPKWVRRPVGASFAFGGKLITFGSPKPPVQSPQPVPVPRQVFVSQVTTETEFLQRSRELQAALQSGSLSDYCQAKIHKAPTDSEQDIWRFLLVNFEDEARVKFLRLLGFSKEELERKISTCLGKNLQPNGHGVDANDLAEKIQLLSTQRSEESGDAVDSTKTPGSSSPSDFFSHIPPQPQDKEKISFQIPVSADADGLISQALLVGNFEGAVDLCLNDGRYAEAILLAISGGEELLQKTQQTYLDKQRNSISMLISSVVTQNWGDIVQSCELDNWKEALAALLTYAHPNEFAHLCDTLGSRLEGEGTEKRCLQACLCYICSGNIEKLVECWALQRDCSSPLVLEDLVEKVMVLRKSIERLRSSEVALQSPVLADKLTHYAGLLASQGSLVTAMSYLPDASDQASIMMMRDRLFHAQAEGAAGRQQPPPFPYNIVSVTGGHPAPSQAPAAPSQAQPPAQTTLTPGPHQPPLPVMPVVGQPQPPMTTVFTPQAATAHSRGPPPPSYGGLPPSSHGPPASGLPPSSHGPPASGLPPSSHGPPPSGLPRTGIRPAYPQHPAAAPGFSPLQPQQPMSAGLSAFAPGPTMPGSSLSGHPPGGLPTMPSPGLPPSGFTPTSLPSGPMPPSYQQPGAPVGMYPPGGSHLHSQGPPAGPPSGPYPPMGPGYPQGGPGAPAVKSFSAPSVAPPPTGYFPWLSPPLVDDDAGQDGWNDPPAVRGGPRKKKGVPENYTPPAPITAPVMGGFPMEGPHQPQGQQGHDPSRTQQFPPGAPQEPSVQLLQALPAERVEQREIPAEHMVLKQTFDSLVQRCQLAAQDPQTKRKLDDASKRLGYLYDKLREQTLSTNILGGLHEISRCVSVQNYPRGLEVHTAVVTSSNFSEIQAFMPILKVVMTIANKLAV; encoded by the exons ATGAGGCTGAAAGAGATCCAGAGGACGGCTCATCCAGCATGGAgtcctgccccccaccaccctatCTGCCTGGCCTTAG GCACATCAGCGCAGCAGTTGGACGCGTCATTCAACACCGCTGCCGCCCTGGAAATATTCCAGGTGGATTTTGCCGATCCTTCCCTGGACATGAAACTCAAGGGGTCCCTACCTACTTCTAACAG GCTGCATAGTCTGGTGTGGGTAAACTTTGGAGCAGGAGAAGACGGTTTGGGAGGGAGACTGATTGGAGGCAGTGATAATGGCATGGTAACGGTGTACAGCCCAGAAGCCATCGTAACATCAGGGGCAGAGGCAATAATAGGACAGTCTGACAAACACACTGGGCCTGTCAGAGCACTAGACTTCAACCCCTTTCAG AGTAATCTGTTGGCGTCAGGGGCAAACGATTCAGAGATCTACATCTGGGATCTGAACAATTTCAGCAATCCAATGACACCTGGGACAAAGTCACAG CCTCCTGAAGATATCAGTGTCGTGTCCTGGAACCAACAGGTCCAACACATCCTGGCCTCTGCCAACCCCAGTGGGAAAGCAGTGGTCTGGGACCTGAGGAAGAACGAGCCCATCATCAAGATTAGTGACCACAGCAACAGG ATGCACTGTTCAGGGATGCTCTGGCACCCTGAGGTGGCCACACAGTTGGTCCTGGCCTCCGAAGATGACCGCATGCCAGTTATTCAGATGTGGGACCTGCGCTTCGCCACGTCCCCTCTCAAAGTCCTGGAGAACCACACAAG GGGACTTCTGTCCATAGCGTGGAGCCAAGCAGACCCAGAGCTGTTGCTCAGTAGTGCTAAAGATAACAGGATCCTCTGCTGGAATCCAAACACTGGAGAG GTGATCTATGAGTTACCAACAACCAACCAGTGGTGCTTTGACATCCAGTGGTGCCCCAGGAACCCAGGGCTGCTGTCGGCAGCCTCGTTTGACGGGTGGATCAGTGTCTACAGCGTGATGGGAGGAAGCCTGGAGGCCCAGCAGCAGAGAAGGGCTGATCAG TCCATGTGTGGTACTTTCCCACAGATCTCCTCGTCCTTTGACACCATGGATCCGTTTGGGACGGGCCAGGTGCTGCCCCCTCTGCAGGTTCCCCAACCCACCCCTCAGACCACCCTCGTCGCTCCGCTGAAGAAGCCCCCCAAGTGGGTGCGCAGGCCCGTAGGAGCCTCATTCGCT TTTGGTGGGAAGCTGATCACATTTGGGAGCCCTAAGCCTCCAGTCCAGAGCCCACAGCCCGTCCCTGTCCCCAGGCAGGTGTTTGTGAGCCAGGTCACCACGGAAACAGAGTTCCTCCAGCGCTCCAGAGAGCTGCAGGCTGCTCTGCAGTCCGGCTCCTTGTCAGACTACTGCCAGGCCAAGATCCACAAGGCCCCAACAGACTCTGAACAGGACATATGGAGGTTTCTCCTG GTCAACTTTGAAGACGAAGCCCGGGTCAAATTCCTGAGACTTCTGGGTTTCAGCAAAGAGGAGTTGGAGAGAAAGATATCCACCTGCTTGGGGAAGAACCTGCAGCCGAACGGACATGGAGTGGATGCCAACGATCTGGCTGAGAAGATACAGCTTCTCTCTACTCAG AGGTCAGAAGAGTCCGGTGATGCAGTCGACTCCACCAAGACCCCTGGTTCATCCTCCCCCTCAGACTTTTTCAGTCACATCCCACCACAACCACAGGACAAGGAGAAGATCAGCTTCCAAATCCCTGTCTCAGCAG ATGCAGACGGTCTGATCAGCCAGGCTCTGCTGGTGGGTAACTTTGAGGGAGCGGTGGATCTGTGTCTGAACGACGGGCGCTACGCTGAGGCCATCCTGCTGGCTATcagtggaggagaggagctacTGCAGAAGACCCAGCAGACATACCTGGACAAGCAGAGGAACAGCATCTCCATG CTGATCTCATCCGTGGTGACCCAGAACTGGGGAGACATCGTGCAGAGCTGTGAGTTGGATAACTGGAAGGAGGCTCTCGCCGCTCTCCTAACCTACGCTCACCCCAACGAGTTTGCTCATCTGTGTG ACACCCTGGGGTCACGTCTGGAGGGTGAGGGGACAGAGAAACGCTGTCTGCAGGCATGTCTCTGTTACATCTGCTCTGGGAACATTGAGAAACTAGTGGAATGCTGGGCCCTGCAGAGGGactgctcctctcctctggtTCTAGAG GACTTGGTGGAGAAGGTGATGGTCCTGCGTAAGTCTATTGAGCGTCTGAGGAGCAGTGAGGTGGCGCTACAGAGTCCTGTCCTGGCTGACAAGCTGACTCACTATGCTGGTCTCCTGGCCTCACAGGGCAGCCTGGTTACAGCAATGTCCTACCTGCCAGACGCCTCAGACCAG GCTTCCATCATGATGATGAGAGACCGGCTGTTCCACGCCCAGGCTGAGGGAGCAGCAGGGCGCCAACAGCCCCCACCGTTCCCCTACAACATAGTCAGTGTGacggggggccaccctgcccccTCCCAGGCCCCTGCTGCCCCCTCCCAAGCACAACCACCAGCACAGACAACACTGACGCCG GggccccaccagcctcctcttcctGTGATGCCAGTGGTTGGCCAGCCTCAGCCTCCTATGACTACCGTGTTCACTCCTCAAGCTGCTACTGCTCACTCCAGAGGACCACCTCCTCCTTCATATGGTGGTCTGCCACCCTCCTCCCATGGTCCTCCAGCTAGTGGTCTGCCACCCTCCTCCCATGGTCCTCCAGCTAGTGGTCTGCCACCCTCCTCCCATGGTCCTCCACCTAGTGGGCTGCCACGGACAGGGATACGGCCAGCCTACCCCCAGCATCCTGCCGCTGCCCCAG GGTTCTCTCCACTCCAGCCACAACAGCCCATGTCTGCAGGACTCTCTGCCTTCGCTCCAGGACCCACTATGCCAGGCTCCAGCCTGTCTGGACACCCCCCTGGCGGCCTCCCCACCATGCCCAGCCCAGGGCTTCCTCCTTCAGGCTTCACCCCCACCTCGCTCCCCTCAGGCCCCATGCCACCGAGCTACCAGCAGCCTGGGGCCCCCGTCGGCATGTACCCACCAGGGGGGTCTCACCTTCACAGCCAGGGCCCACCTGCAGGTCCCCCCTCTGGCCCATACCCACCCATGGGACCTGGGTACCCACAAGGAGGTCCTGGAGCCCCAGCCGTCAAGTCCTTCTCTGCTCCCTCGGTTGCTCCTCCTCCTACAG GGTACTTCCCTTGGCTGAGTCCTCCCCTTGTTGACGATGATGCAG GACAAGACGGCTGGAATGACCCACCTGCAGTACGAGGGGGTCCCAGGAAGAAAAAG GGTGTCCCAGAGAACTACACTCCTCCTGCTCCCATCACCGCCCCTGTTATGGGGGGTTTTCCCATGGAGGGCCCTCATCAACCCCAAGGACAGCAGGGCCACGACCCCAGTCGCACCCAGCAGTTCCCCCCAGGGGCCCCTCAGGAGCCCAGCGTACAG CTCCTCCAGGCGCTGCCGGCTGAGAGGGTGGAGCAGAGAGAGATTCCTGCAGAGCACATGGTCCTCAAACAGACCTTCGACAGCCTGGTTCAACGCTGCCAGCTAGCCGCACAAGATCCA caaacaaaaagaaaacttgacGATGCATCGAAACGCCTTGGGTACCTGTATGACAAGCTGAGAGAGCAAACG CTGTCTACCAACATCCTGGGTGGTTTACATGAGATCAGTCgctgtgtgtctgtccagaacTACCCGCGTGGCCTAGAGGTCCACACTGCTGTGGTCACCAGCAGCAACTTCAGCGAGATCCAAGCCTTCATGCCCATCCTCAAAGTGGTCATGACCATCGCCAACAAGCTGGCCGTCTGA